The Acidobacteriota bacterium nucleotide sequence ACCAAACAGCGGGTGGGAAAATCAGTATAGGGCGCTCTCGAAGGCGCTGTCAACGCGCGCCCGAGGGCCTCAAAGGGCGCCGTCCGCGAGCTGCCGAAGGAACAGCCCATAGCGCGGAGCGAGCAAGGTCTTGACCGTCATATCGGTCAGAATTCCGGCCCCTCCGAGGGCCATCAAACGACCCTCGAGGCCGCTGAAGGGCCAACGACGTCCGACCAGGAGCGGGCGGGCGAAGAGCGCTCCCAAGAGCACGAAGGCCGCCACCCGCACCACCGACCATGGCACCCATGCGACGATGCTGCCGAAGACCCAAGAATCGGCCGCCACCGCGTAGTTGCCGACGAAGTAGCTCATGTAGGCCACCAGGGCGGAGCCCAGCACCAGGCCGAGATAGCCGCCGGTGAGATAGGTGAGGAGCACGAACAGGGAGAGATGCAGCAGATGCTCCGGCAGAAAGGCCGCCGGGTTGTTCTCCCGCCCCAAGCCGGTTGCGATCCACTGGAACATCTCCTGGCGGTATGGCTCGCCGTTCAGGATGCCGGCCTTTGCCACCTCCGGAAGGGCGATCACCAGGGCGATGACCCCGGCGCTGAGCAAACCGGCCCAGACCATTCCCAGGCGCCAGGCGCCGACGTAGTCCCGCTCCCCGACCCGGCGGGCAAACGCCGAGTAGAGGGTCAGAGGCGCCAAGAAAGGCAGCAGCCAGCGCCCTCCCGGGACGGCCACGATGGCCGGCAGCAAGCAGGTGGAACACAGCAGAAGAGCCTGGCGAAGGGTCATTTTCATGGCACCGCCGGAAACCGCAGGAGTTGGCTCGAGAGACCTTCGAAGGACGACTTGGTCGGGACGCCGGGATTCGAACCCGGGACCCCCTGAACCCCATTCAGGTACGCTACCAGACTGCGCCACGTCCCGACCGCGGGCGAGCTTACTACACCACTCCGGGGAGTAGAAGGCCTTTGCGCTGCTCGCGCGGTGTCGCCCGGAAAAGGGCTCAGGGGTCGAGCAGGGCGAGGATCTCGCGGGCTTCGCGCAAGGCGCGGCGCAGGCCCTCGGCGAGCTGATCGGAGGAGGCCGCGGGCTGAACCGGGGGCGACTCCGGGCCGCCATCGGCCATCTCTACGTCGAGCTTCTTCTTGGCACCGGCGATGGTGTACCCCTCCTCATAGAGGAGCTCCTTGATCCGCCGGATGACGGCGATCTCCTTCTCGCCGTAGACGCGCTGACCGGAACGGCTCTTGTTCGGCTTGAGGGCCGCGAACTCGGTCTCCCAGTAGCGCAGCACATAGGGCGCGATGTCGAGCTCTTTGCAGGCCTCGCCGATCTTGTAATAAAGGCGCTTGTGGACCTTGCCGGCCATCAGCGATCGCCTCCGTCGCGCTCGTCCGTGACGATGTTCTTGAGTCGCCGGGCCGGCCGGAAGCTGAGGCCGTTGTGGGGCGGAATGAAGATGCGATTGCCGCTCGAGGGATCGACCCCGACGCGGCCGACCCGCTCCATCACCTCGAAGGTCCCGAAGTTCTTGATCCGCACCGGCCGGCCGCCCCCCAGGCTCGTCTTGACGGTCGAAAAGATGGTATCGACGATGCGGGCCGCCTCATTGCGCGTCAATGCGCCGTGACGCTGGTAGACAACGTCGATCAGGTCGGCTTTGGTCAGCCCCTTGCTCTGCTTCGCGTCGGACACTCGATTGTTCAGCCTCGACCAACGATCCGGGTGAATTTTCTGCAGTATAGGCGATCCCAAGGGAGCGCTCAAACTCTGTCGCCGAGGTGTCGGAAGCAGCCGCGACCGTGACATCGGACTTCGCCGACCTCAACGATCTCGCTTGCGAATCACCAGCCGCACCGGAATGCCGGGCAGGCCGAGCTCCCGACGCACGTGGTTCATCAGATAGCGCCGGAAGGTATCTGAACGGCGCAGCGTGCGGTTGGCGAACAGCATGAAGGTGGGCGGCTCGCTGCCGACCTGGGTGGCGTAGTAGACCTTCCAAGGCCGCCCCTTGAAGGCCGGCGGCTTGCGGCGCCGCAGGGCCTCCTCGAACAGCCGATTGACCTCGCTGGTGGTCAGACGCACGCCGTGGGCGGCGAGGGCCTCGTCGACCTGCGGGAAGACCTTTTCGAGAGCCCGTCCGGTGAGCGCCGAGATGTTCACTCGCAAGGGATGGGAGAGGATTTCGTCAAGGCGCGGAAAACTGAGGTCGAGCCGTTCCCGGCCCGCTTCGTCGAGCAGATCCCACTTGTTGATCACCACCACCGCGGCCCGCCCGAGCTCCCAAATCTGGCCGGCGATGGCGAGATCGCCGCTGGTCACGCCGGCGGCCGCATCGATCACCAGCAGAGCGAGCTGAGCGCGCTCGATCTGACGCCGGGTCATCATGATGGCGAGCTCCTCGGGAGTATCCGAGGCCTTGCTGCGGCGGCGGATGCCCGCCGTGTCGATCAGCAGGTAGCGGCGCCCATCGCGCTCGATGAGGGTGTCGACGGGATCCCGGGTGGTTCCCGCCACCGGCGTCACCAGGGAGCGCTCCTCCCCCACCACTCGGTTGAGCAAGGACGACTTGCCGACGTTGGGGCGTCCCACCACGGCGATGGTGGCGGCATCCGCCGGCGGCTCGATGTCGGGAATCTCGGGCAGACGCTCGATCAGCAGCTCGCGCAGATCG carries:
- a CDS encoding HU family DNA-binding protein codes for the protein MSDAKQSKGLTKADLIDVVYQRHGALTRNEAARIVDTIFSTVKTSLGGGRPVRIKNFGTFEVMERVGRVGVDPSSGNRIFIPPHNGLSFRPARRLKNIVTDERDGGDR
- the der gene encoding ribosome biogenesis GTPase Der; its protein translation is MSLTPTVAVVGRPNVGKSTLFNRLVGRRQSIVHDLPGVTRDRIVGTAEIADFRSIQLIDTGGLVPGDDPLGLNQQVFLAVEESDLLILVVDGRDGLVPADEEVWEQLRSRGVPTLLVVNKGDTRQAREGFAEFYGLGIADAVLVSAEHGDGINDLRELLIERLPEIPDIEPPADAATIAVVGRPNVGKSSLLNRVVGEERSLVTPVAGTTRDPVDTLIERDGRRYLLIDTAGIRRRSKASDTPEELAIMMTRRQIERAQLALLVIDAAAGVTSGDLAIAGQIWELGRAAVVVINKWDLLDEAGRERLDLSFPRLDEILSHPLRVNISALTGRALEKVFPQVDEALAAHGVRLTTSEVNRLFEEALRRRKPPAFKGRPWKVYYATQVGSEPPTFMLFANRTLRRSDTFRRYLMNHVRRELGLPGIPVRLVIRKRDR
- a CDS encoding MerR family transcriptional regulator; this translates as MAGKVHKRLYYKIGEACKELDIAPYVLRYWETEFAALKPNKSRSGQRVYGEKEIAVIRRIKELLYEEGYTIAGAKKKLDVEMADGGPESPPVQPAASSDQLAEGLRRALREAREILALLDP